One part of the Tachysurus fulvidraco isolate hzauxx_2018 chromosome 23, HZAU_PFXX_2.0, whole genome shotgun sequence genome encodes these proteins:
- the stxbp3 gene encoding syntaxin-binding protein 3, with protein sequence MAAGTEHGLKKIVWQKIKDTIIADCKKSEVWKIMMLDSFTTRLLSSCCKMSDLMPEGITIVEDLFKNREPVLEMKAIYFMSPTAKCVDVLINDFKLKPKYKAAYIYFTDYCPDDLFNKMKLFCAKHIKVCKEINLSFLPLESHVFTCGKPEAFKSIYGCNSQDRGLTLEGIADQIVSLCATLDEYPGVRYRKDSVLDCTKLLAELVDNKLVRHYELDDSSKKKEKTQAQLIIIDRGFDPVSPILHELTYQAMAYDLIPINNDTYRYKGKDGSEKEALLNESDELWMRLRHMHIAEVTAQIPKLVKEISAHKKQPDGKMSIGGLADLMKKMPSFRKQVSQKTVHLSLAEDCMNKFQSSVEKLCKAEQDLANGSDVEGQKVKDPMRTLLPILLHQHSIHDKIRAVLLYIFSLNGTTEENLNKLIQHVKIEHEPEYINNWKELGVPIISSSSLFSFRKSSRRDRSQEETYNLSRWTPVIKDVMEDVVENKLDTRDWPHQSECPSAWNGSRAVSARQKPKPNSPDDHRNGSRLIIFILGGVSYSEMRCAYEVTKANKSCEVIIGSTHVLTPTSLLEDIRDLSKKPMETFTIVDERASC encoded by the exons ATGGCAGCAGGGACAGAACACGGGCTGAAGAAAATAGTTTGGCAAA AAATCAAGGACACTATTATCGCAGACTGCAAAAAATCAGAAGTATGGAAG ataatGATGCTGGACAGCTTCACCACACGCCTCCTGTCTTCGTGCTGCAAAATGTCTGACCTGATGCCTGAAGGCATAACGA TCGTGGAAGATTTGTTCAAAAACAGAGAGCCGGTCCTGGAGATGAAGGCGATCTACTTCATGTCTCCTACTGCtaag TGTGTAGATGTACTCATAAACGACTTCAAGCTCAAGCCCAAGTACAAAGCCGCGTACATCTACTTTACAGAct ACTGTCCAGACGACCTGTTCAACAAGATGAAACTGTTCTGTGCAAAACACATCAAAGTGTGTAAAGAGATCAacctctccttccttcccttagAGAGTCAC gtGTTTACTTGTGGTAAACCTGAGGCCTTCAAAAGCATCTACGGTTGTAACAGTCAGGATCGAGGGCTAACCCTAGAGGGCATCGCCGATCAAATCGTCAGCCTGTGCGCCACCCTGGACGAGTACCCTGGCGTCCGATACAGGAA GGATTCGGTTTTGGATTGCACCAAATTGCTGGCCGAGCTCGTCGACAATAAACTAGTGCGACATTACGAGCTGGACGACAGCAGCAAGAAGAAG GAAAAGACACAAGCTCAGCTAATCATCATCGACCGCGGGTTTGACCCTGTGAGCCCGATACTGCATGAGCTGACCTACCAGGCCATGGCTTATGACCTCATCCCCATCAACAATGACACCTACAG GTACAAAGGGAAGGACGGATCAGAAAAAGAAGCCTTACTGAATGAAAGCGACGAGTTATGGATGAGACTGCGACACATGCACATCGCTGAGGTCACTGC gCAAATTCCAAAGCTGGTGAAGGAGATCTCTGCTCACAAGAAGCAGCCGGATGGGAAG ATGTCGATAGGAGGATTGGCAGACCTCATGAAGAAGATGCCCTCCTTCCGTAAACAGGTCTCTCAG AAAACGGTTCATCTCTCTCTAGCGGAGGATTGCATGAACAAGTTCCAGAGCTCGGTGGAGAAGCTGTGCAAAGCGGAGCAG GACCTTGCCAATGGTTCTGATGTAGAAGGTCAGAAGGTGAAGGACCCCATGAGGACGCTGCTGCCCATCCTGCTGCACCAACACAGCATCCACGACAAGATCCGCGCCGTGCTGCTCTACATCTTCAGCCTCAACG GGACGACCGAGGAGAACCTGAATAAGTTAATTCAGCACGTGAAGATCGAGCACGAGCCGGAGTACATCAACAACTGGAAAGAGTTAGGGGTGCCGATCATCAGCTCG TCGAGTCTGTTCTCTTTCCGGAAGTCGTCTAGAAGAGATCGCTCTCAGGAAGAGACGTATAACCTCTCACGATGGACGCCAGTTATCAAGGATGTGATGGAG gatGTGGTGGAGAATAAGCTGGACACAAGAGATTGGCCACACCAGTCCGAGTGTCCCTCGGCGTGGAACGGATCCCGGGCTGTGAG CGCAAGGCAGAAACCTAAGCCGAACTCGCCGGACGACCACAGGAACGGCTCCCgcctcatcatcttcatcctggGCGGCGTCAGCTACTCGGAGATGCGCTGTGCGTACGAGGTCACCAAAGCCAACAAGTCCTGTGAGGTTATCATCG GTTCCACTCACGTCCTGACTCCCACCAGCCTCCTGGAGGACATTCGAGACCTGAGCAAAAAACCTATGGAGACTTTCACAATAGTGGATGAGAGAGCCAGCTGCTGA
- the LOC125140023 gene encoding fibronectin type III domain-containing protein 7 has translation MGLSVVTLLVFSLGIAAQNIVQGVDLPISLYTVTSKSAVLTWSKYAGSSSYRLTASLRSSPNQSVFTAFGQNTVMGSVAPLNPNSAYTFKVEALDGSMVVLASSTMDGYTAPDVPTITAASSKQSQSITVEFTQVPGASSYIMRTETSNGFFLETTVQGSPGTVSGLQPYTDYTLSVMSVNIGGRSQPSLSVQAKTVLPAPLLNSSSPSNNSIVVIWAPVPYAVLYSVSIIRDGSYQQNRLNTSNTNVTFSGLEVGTNYCIKANAWSPLSIPGDDFTVCQITRPRTPQLIALVTTTVNDVVGLSVSWDPAQGASWYVAVSSSGLNCSSASTSCTLSPLSCGQIQYISVTASNQAGTSQSSATQRYLSFPCPPEPVRVDDNGNGNCSLSWNSVSYADYYTAFSKRDDGIEEMCNSTGTSCNFSCNCGYSFIMSVFANNQAGASPPGRVLNQTSLPCCPENVSVSDNSWESLMILWTPVRGAELYEVQAIDPSNRMVMCNDTSPMCVLSNLNCNTLYNVLVSPCNEARGCNRSCRLRSSETTPCMPEGVSVSPTNSSSFSITWTATNNAANYTVTVIGSTDGPFTCQSRATSCQVNGLSCGSSYQVTAIASTAAGMSMPSYSVSLQTAPCCPATLNVTQVTQAMSNVTWSASQGAQSFMVSLTSSRGNATCRTTQTKCLMGCITCGTNYTVSLQATSSKGNKSVCTYHGFSTSECCPSRIRLYTRFNNTLRVSWWSSSSVSNFTARVTGGGRVYVCSPEPGQSMCDVSDVTCGDVYTVMVAPINLDGTVVQFCPNRMYSVYCSGSGVGMVLYRGKRSLD, from the exons ATGGGACTCAGTGTTGTGACCTTGCTGGTGTTTTCACTTGGAATTGCTGCACAG AATATCGTGCAAG GAGTCGATCTACCCATCAGCCTGTACACAGTCACCTCTAAAAGTGCAGTGTTGACTTGGAGTAAATACGCAGGCTCGTCCTCGTATAGACTCACAGCAAGTCTGCGCAGTTCTCCCAACCAGTCCGTCTTCACCGCCTTCGGCCAGAACACCGTCATGGGCTCTGTCGCCCCTCTGAACCCCAACAGTGCCTACACTTTTAAGGTAGAGGCCCTGGACGGCTCCATGGTCGTGCTGGCGTCTTCCACCATGGATGGATACACTG CTCCCGATGTCCCGACCATCACGGCGGCATCCTCGAAACAGAGCCAAAGCATCACGGTGGAGTTCACACAAGTCCCAGGTGCCTCCTCGTACATCATGCGCACGGAGACCAGCAACGGCTTCTTCTTAGAGACGACCGTGCAAGGCTCACCGGGGACAGTGTCGGGTTTGCAGCCTTACACCGACTACACTCTAAGCGTCATGTCTGTCAACATTGGAGGCAGGAGCCAGCCTTCGCTCTCAGTCCAAGCAAAGACAG ttTTGCCCGCTCCTCTGCTAAACAGCAGCTCCCCCAGTAACAACAGCATTGTGGTGATCTGGGCTCCGGTTCCATATGCCGTACTCTACAGTGTCAGCATTATCCGTGATGGTTCATACCAACAGAATCGCCTCAACACCAGCAACACCAACGTGACCTTCAGCGGCCTGGAAGTCGGCACTAACTACTGCATCAAAGCTAACGCCTGGAGTCCATTAAGCATCCCCGGAGATGACTTCACCGTGTGCCAGATCACCC GTCCTCGTACTCCTCAGTTGATCGCATTGGTGACCACGACGGTGAACGATGTTGTGGGTCTGTCGGTGTCCTGGGATCCTGCTCAGGGAGCCAGCTGGTACGTAGCCGTGAGCTCGTCTGGACTCAACTGCTCGTCTGCTTCGACTTCCTGTACTCTAAGTCCGCTGAGCTGTGGACAGATCCAGTATATCTCAGTTACTGCCTCCAACCAAGCCGGAACGAGCCAATCTTCAGCGACACAGCGTTACCTTTCAT TCCCGTGTCCTCCAGAGCCGGTCCGTGTGGATGACAACGGAAACGGTAACTGCTCCCTGTCCTGGAACTCCGTGTCCTACGCGGACTATTACACAGCTTTCAGCAAGCGAGACGATGGAATCGAAGAGATGTGCAACTCCACAGGCACCTCCTGTAACTTCAGCTGCAACTGTGGCTACTCGTTTATCATGAGCGTGTTCGCTAACAACCAAGCCGGAGCCAGTCCTCCAGGACGTGTCCTAAATCAGACATCCT TGCCATGCTGTCCAGAGAACGTGTCAGTGTCAGACAATTCTTGGGAGTCTTTGATGATCTTGTGGACACCGGTTCGTGGGGCAGAATTGTATGAGGTACAGGCCATAGACCCTTCTAACCGCATGGTGATGTGTAATGACACCTCACCCATGTGTGTACTCTCTAATCTCAACTGCAACACCTTGTACAACGTCCTCGTCTCTCCCTGTAACGAAGCGCGGGGGTGCAATCGCTCCTGCAGACTCCGGTCATCtgaaacaa CTCCCTGTATGCCTGAGGGAGTGAGCGTGAGTCCGACTAACTCCTCCTCCTTCAGCATCACCTGGACGGCCACTAATAACGCTGCCAACTACACAGTCACTGTGATTGGATCAACAGATGGCCCCTTCACCTGTCAATCAAGGGCAACATCCTGTCAGGTGAACGGATTATCTTGTGGTTCCTCCTATCAGGTCACCGCCATCGCCTCCACCGCCGCTGGAATGAGCATGCCCAGTTACAGCGTGTCCTTACAGACAG cTCCGTGCTGTCCAGCCACGTTGAACGTCACTCAGGTGACCCAGGCCATGAGTAACGTCACCTGGTCGGCTTCTCAGGGAGCTCAGTCTTTTATGGTATCGCTGACTTCGTCAAGAGGCAACGCCACATGTCGCACCACCCAGACCAAGTGCCTGATGGGATGCATCACTTGTGGTACAAACTACACTGTCTCACTACAGGCCACCAGCTCCAAGGGAAACAAATCAGTGTGCACGTACCACGGCTTCTCCACCA gtgAGTGCTGTCCTTCAAGGATCCGTCTGTACACACGCTTCAATAACACCCTGCGTGTCTCCTGGTGGTCCTCGAGCTCCGTCAGTAACTTCACGGCCCGGGTGACGGGTGGAGGCCGGGTCTACGTCTGCAGCCCAGAACCGGGACAGAGCATGTGTGACGTGTCGGATGTCACGTGCGGTGACGTGTACACGGTCATGGTAGCGCCCATAAACCTAGACGGAACCGTAGTGCAGTTCTGTCCCAATAGGATGTACTCCG TTTATTGCTCTGGCAGCGGAGTCGGGATGG tACTCTATCGAGGGAAGAGGAGTCTGGATTAG